The following proteins are encoded in a genomic region of Burkholderia cepacia:
- the osmF gene encoding glycine betaine ABC transporter substrate-binding protein OsmF, which yields MKLALPARILGLAFAAALVAPGAHADTPVVVSSKIDTEGNLLGNLIAQVLKAHGIPVTEKIALGTTPIVRKALTSGEIDVYPEYTGNAAFFFNKADDPLWKNASQGYDAAKKLDYAANHLVWLAPAPANNTWGVALLAPVAQSQHLKTFSDFGKWVAGGGKVKLAASAEFVNSASALPSFEKAYGFKLKPEQLVVLSGGDTAATIKAAANQTDGVNAAMVYGTDGGIASSGLAVLDDDKHVQPVYAPAPVIREAVLKAHPQIADYLKPVFASLDLKTLQSLNARIQINGEPAAGVAKSYLKAKGFVK from the coding sequence ATGAAGCTCGCCCTGCCCGCCCGGATCCTGGGCCTCGCGTTCGCCGCCGCCCTCGTCGCGCCCGGCGCGCACGCCGACACGCCCGTCGTGGTGTCGTCGAAGATCGACACCGAAGGCAACCTGCTCGGCAACCTCATCGCGCAAGTGCTGAAGGCCCACGGCATCCCCGTCACCGAAAAGATCGCGCTCGGCACCACGCCGATCGTGCGCAAGGCGCTCACGAGCGGCGAGATCGACGTCTACCCCGAATACACGGGCAATGCCGCGTTCTTCTTCAACAAGGCCGACGATCCTCTGTGGAAGAACGCGAGCCAGGGCTACGACGCCGCGAAGAAACTCGACTACGCGGCGAACCATCTCGTGTGGCTCGCGCCGGCGCCCGCGAACAACACATGGGGCGTCGCGCTGCTCGCGCCCGTCGCGCAATCGCAGCACCTGAAGACCTTCTCCGATTTCGGCAAGTGGGTGGCCGGCGGCGGCAAGGTAAAACTCGCGGCATCGGCCGAATTCGTGAACAGCGCTTCCGCATTGCCGTCGTTCGAGAAAGCGTACGGCTTCAAGCTGAAGCCCGAGCAACTCGTCGTGCTGTCCGGCGGCGACACGGCCGCGACAATCAAGGCCGCCGCCAACCAGACCGACGGCGTGAATGCCGCGATGGTCTACGGCACCGACGGCGGCATCGCATCGAGCGGCCTCGCGGTGCTCGACGACGACAAGCACGTGCAGCCCGTCTACGCGCCGGCGCCGGTGATCCGCGAAGCCGTGCTGAAGGCGCATCCGCAGATCGCCGACTACCTGAAACCGGTATTCGCGAGCCTCGACCTGAAGACGCTGCAGTCGTTGAACGCGCGCATCCAGATCAACGGCGAGCCGGCCGCCGGCGTCGCGAAAAGCTACCTGAAAGCGAAGGGCTTCGTGAAATGA
- a CDS encoding 2-hydroxyacid dehydrogenase translates to MKPELLVLIVLRGDAHREIAASFDVRYAPTAEERERAIAEHGGTIRAVLTNGSTGLTAAEIDRLPQLTFVSALGAGYEHIDVAHAKARGVTVVTGAGTNDDCVADHAFALLLAAVRNVVQLDAKTRAGVWREGLPMPPNVSGKKLGIVGLGKIGEKCARRAAGFDIEIGYHNRSEKPVPYRYFDRVDTLAQWADFLIVATPGGAGTRHLIDRTVLDALGPGGFLVNVSRGSVVDTAALADALRERRIAGAGLDVYEGEPEPPRALTDLDNVVLTPHMGGWSPEALDRSVQQFLDNAARHFAGQPVLTPV, encoded by the coding sequence ATGAAGCCCGAGCTGCTGGTCCTCATCGTATTGCGCGGCGACGCGCACCGCGAGATCGCCGCGTCGTTCGACGTGCGCTACGCCCCGACTGCCGAAGAACGCGAACGCGCGATCGCCGAACACGGTGGCACGATACGCGCGGTGCTGACCAACGGCAGCACGGGGCTCACGGCCGCCGAGATCGACCGGCTGCCGCAGCTCACGTTCGTCAGCGCGCTCGGCGCGGGCTACGAGCACATCGACGTCGCGCATGCGAAGGCGCGCGGCGTCACGGTGGTCACGGGCGCGGGCACCAATGACGATTGCGTGGCCGATCACGCGTTCGCGCTGCTGCTCGCGGCGGTGCGCAACGTCGTGCAGCTCGATGCGAAAACCCGTGCCGGCGTGTGGCGCGAAGGGTTGCCGATGCCGCCGAACGTGTCGGGCAAGAAGCTCGGCATCGTCGGGCTCGGCAAGATCGGCGAGAAGTGCGCGCGTCGCGCGGCCGGCTTCGACATCGAGATCGGATATCACAACCGGTCGGAGAAGCCCGTTCCTTACCGCTATTTCGATCGAGTCGATACGCTCGCGCAGTGGGCCGATTTCCTGATCGTCGCGACGCCGGGCGGCGCGGGCACGCGGCACCTGATCGACCGCACCGTGCTCGATGCGCTCGGCCCCGGCGGTTTTCTCGTCAACGTGTCGCGCGGCAGCGTTGTCGATACCGCTGCTTTGGCAGATGCGCTGCGCGAACGGCGCATCGCGGGCGCGGGGCTCGACGTGTACGAAGGCGAACCCGAGCCGCCACGCGCGCTGACGGATCTCGACAATGTCGTGCTGACGCCGCACATGGGCGGCTGGTCGCCCGAGGCGCTCGATCGGTCGGTGCAGCAGTTTCTCGACAACGCGGCGCGGCATTTCGCGGGGCAGCCGGTGTTGACGCCGGTGTGA
- a CDS encoding NUDIX domain-containing protein, whose amino-acid sequence MIPLSAKAIVRDGRSVLFLRNPRDEWELPGGWPEAGESLEETVTREVREECGIVASALRYVASRSCEVVPGKRVLIVCFECQVDRHDIVLSDEHNQFGWIDLDADRPANLPEFYWAFCRQAG is encoded by the coding sequence ATGATCCCCCTCAGCGCGAAAGCCATCGTCCGTGACGGACGCTCGGTCCTGTTCCTGCGCAATCCACGCGACGAATGGGAGTTGCCGGGCGGCTGGCCCGAAGCGGGCGAATCGCTTGAGGAAACCGTCACGCGCGAAGTACGGGAAGAATGCGGGATCGTCGCGTCGGCGCTCCGCTACGTCGCGAGCCGCTCGTGCGAGGTCGTGCCGGGCAAGCGCGTGCTCATCGTGTGCTTCGAGTGTCAGGTCGATCGTCACGACATCGTACTGAGCGACGAGCACAACCAGTTCGGCTGGATCGACCTCGATGCCGACAGGCCGGCGAACCTGCCGGAGTTCTATTGGGCATTCTGCAGGCAGGCGGGCTGA
- a CDS encoding Xaa-Pro dipeptidyl-peptidase, producing the protein MNIHRTGFRRAWLPALVAATTLAACGGDDGSVAGVSALAQGQQEGAAAAAAADAQSLASHVSPSGVPYANPASNGRYKPVISNGQVQPSLSGGTIEENAWVDTPVDSDGDGTRDRIHVRIVRPSETANGARTPVIVLASPYYAGLADSPDHNVDVELDGTPHPAAAAGAPASASTRIMAAAPQSRMLQQVEAAAAGRSWIESYFVPRGFTIVYADSLGTAGSDGCPTILTRDESVAMASVIRWLGRDATAKDANGKTVVANWSTGHVGMYGVSYDGTLPKMVASLRTRGLDAIVPIAGLTNMYGYYRSGGLVRAPEGYQGEDVDVYIKALLTNAHPERCTHLIDEALQQEDRKTGDYSPFWAARDIPTALAVAPALVAQGLTDDNVRVDQSTSWYLAMRRQGVPTQLWLHRLKHTDPTRVPAMGEAWTAEVNRWFTRYLIGYNNGVERDPRAVIEQADGTLLKEADWAARRATPVTYFAGGDGAGTGTLLRLPSGGPLTRFTDDARIPALTLANTPTGENRSRFETAPLTAATRLSGAATARVRLTFTGVANVTALLVDRAPDGTATIVTRAWTDPRNRLSEWLSEPVLPGLPYDLKLTFMPRDYKLEAGHRLGLVVLSSDYEATLRPTPGTGLTLDPAGTSVTVPLASSSAGV; encoded by the coding sequence ATGAACATTCATCGAACCGGATTCCGGCGCGCGTGGCTTCCCGCGCTCGTGGCCGCCACGACGCTCGCCGCGTGCGGCGGCGACGACGGCAGCGTGGCGGGTGTATCCGCACTCGCGCAGGGCCAACAGGAGGGGGCTGCCGCCGCAGCGGCAGCCGATGCGCAGTCGCTTGCGTCGCACGTGTCGCCGTCCGGGGTCCCGTACGCGAATCCGGCCAGCAACGGACGCTACAAGCCGGTGATCAGCAACGGCCAGGTGCAGCCGTCGCTGTCGGGCGGCACGATCGAGGAAAACGCGTGGGTCGACACGCCGGTCGATTCCGACGGCGACGGCACGCGCGACCGCATCCATGTGCGCATCGTGCGGCCGTCCGAAACCGCGAACGGCGCACGCACGCCCGTCATCGTGCTCGCAAGCCCGTACTACGCGGGGCTTGCCGACAGCCCCGACCACAACGTCGACGTCGAACTCGACGGCACGCCGCATCCGGCCGCGGCTGCCGGCGCACCGGCATCGGCGTCCACGCGCATCATGGCCGCCGCACCGCAGTCGCGGATGCTGCAGCAGGTCGAAGCGGCCGCCGCCGGCCGCTCGTGGATCGAGAGCTACTTCGTGCCGCGCGGCTTCACGATCGTCTACGCGGATTCGCTCGGCACCGCCGGCTCGGACGGCTGCCCGACGATCCTGACGCGCGACGAATCGGTCGCGATGGCGTCGGTGATCCGCTGGCTCGGCCGCGACGCGACCGCGAAGGACGCGAACGGCAAGACGGTCGTCGCGAACTGGTCGACGGGCCACGTCGGCATGTACGGCGTGTCGTACGACGGCACGCTGCCGAAGATGGTCGCAAGCCTGCGCACGCGCGGGCTCGACGCGATCGTACCGATCGCCGGGCTGACGAACATGTACGGCTACTACCGCTCGGGCGGGCTCGTGCGCGCGCCGGAAGGCTATCAGGGCGAAGACGTCGACGTGTACATCAAGGCGCTGCTGACGAACGCGCATCCCGAGCGCTGCACGCACCTGATCGACGAAGCGTTGCAGCAGGAAGACCGCAAGACCGGCGACTACTCGCCGTTCTGGGCCGCGCGCGACATCCCGACCGCGCTCGCGGTTGCACCGGCACTCGTCGCGCAGGGGCTGACCGACGACAACGTGCGCGTCGACCAGTCGACATCGTGGTATCTCGCGATGCGGCGCCAGGGCGTGCCGACGCAGCTGTGGCTGCACCGCCTGAAGCACACCGACCCGACGCGCGTGCCGGCGATGGGCGAAGCGTGGACCGCGGAGGTGAACCGCTGGTTCACGCGCTACCTGATCGGCTACAACAACGGCGTCGAACGCGATCCGCGCGCGGTGATCGAGCAGGCCGACGGCACGCTGCTGAAGGAGGCCGACTGGGCCGCACGCCGTGCGACGCCGGTCACGTACTTCGCGGGCGGCGACGGCGCGGGCACCGGCACGCTGCTGCGGCTGCCGTCCGGCGGCCCGCTCACGCGCTTCACCGACGATGCGCGCATTCCGGCGCTCACGCTGGCGAACACGCCGACGGGTGAAAACCGCAGCCGCTTCGAAACCGCGCCGCTGACGGCCGCGACACGCCTCTCCGGCGCCGCGACCGCCCGCGTCAGGCTGACCTTCACGGGCGTCGCCAACGTAACGGCGCTGCTGGTCGATCGCGCGCCGGACGGCACGGCCACGATTGTCACGCGTGCCTGGACCGACCCGCGCAACCGGCTGTCCGAGTGGCTGTCGGAACCGGTGCTGCCCGGCTTGCCGTACGACCTGAAGCTGACGTTCATGCCGCGCGACTACAAGCTGGAAGCCGGCCACCGGCTCGGGCTCGTCGTCCTGTCCAGCGACTACGAGGCTACGCTGCGGCCGACGCCGGGCACGGGCCTGACGCTCGATCCGGCCGGCACGTCGGTGACGGTGCCGCTGGCATCGTCGTCGGCGGGCGTGTAA
- a CDS encoding lipoprotein-releasing ABC transporter permease subunit, whose product MKGNRLKLPFEWQIGLRYARGGRRSAGDGFVSFIAGAAMAGIALGVAALIVVLSVMNGFRTEVRDRMLSVLAHVEIFSPSGAMPDWRLTAHESLQNPAVRAIAPYVDAQALLTNAGSVTGVALRGIDPVLEPRVSEIARKLKTGRLDALVPGEMGIVLGSALADALHVKIGDRITFFAPGNTARIGEALPQFRQFNVVGTFESGHYQYDSALAYIHIRDAQKLFNVPAPTGVRLRLDDLQRAPEIALALSRSLSGDLYIRDWTRQNRTWFEAERLQKRMLSLILMLIVAVAAFNLVSSLVMTVTQKQGDIAILRTLGAPPRSIMKIFAIQGMTIGLAGTLAGVAFGCAIAVSIPWVLPAIERLLGIHFLTPSVYFLSSLPSKLAAVDVIEIAAAAFLMSCVATLYPSWRAARVRPAEALRDE is encoded by the coding sequence ATGAAAGGAAACCGCTTGAAACTCCCGTTCGAATGGCAGATCGGGCTGCGCTACGCGCGCGGCGGCCGGCGCTCGGCCGGCGACGGCTTCGTGTCGTTCATCGCCGGCGCCGCAATGGCCGGCATCGCGCTCGGCGTCGCCGCGCTGATCGTCGTGCTGTCGGTGATGAACGGCTTTCGCACCGAAGTGCGCGACCGGATGCTGTCGGTGCTCGCACACGTGGAAATCTTCTCGCCGTCCGGCGCGATGCCCGACTGGCGGCTCACCGCGCACGAATCGCTGCAGAACCCAGCCGTGCGGGCGATCGCGCCGTACGTCGACGCGCAGGCGCTGCTGACGAACGCGGGCAGCGTGACGGGCGTCGCGTTGCGCGGCATCGACCCCGTGCTCGAGCCGCGCGTGTCCGAGATCGCGCGCAAGCTGAAGACCGGCCGCCTCGACGCGCTCGTGCCGGGCGAGATGGGCATCGTGCTCGGCTCGGCGCTCGCCGATGCGCTGCACGTGAAGATCGGAGACCGCATCACGTTCTTCGCGCCCGGCAACACCGCGCGCATCGGCGAGGCGCTGCCGCAGTTCCGCCAGTTCAACGTGGTCGGCACGTTCGAGTCGGGCCACTACCAGTACGACAGCGCGCTCGCGTACATCCATATCCGCGACGCGCAGAAACTGTTCAACGTGCCCGCGCCGACCGGCGTCCGGCTGCGCCTCGACGATCTGCAGCGCGCGCCGGAGATCGCGCTCGCGCTGTCGCGCTCGCTGTCGGGCGACCTGTACATCCGCGACTGGACGCGGCAGAACCGCACGTGGTTCGAAGCCGAGCGGCTGCAGAAGCGGATGCTGTCGCTGATCCTGATGCTGATCGTCGCGGTCGCCGCGTTCAACCTCGTGTCGTCGCTCGTGATGACCGTCACGCAGAAACAGGGTGACATCGCGATCCTGCGCACGCTCGGTGCGCCGCCGCGGTCGATCATGAAGATCTTCGCGATCCAGGGGATGACGATCGGCCTCGCCGGCACGCTCGCGGGCGTCGCCTTCGGCTGCGCGATCGCGGTCAGCATCCCGTGGGTGCTGCCGGCGATCGAACGGTTGCTCGGCATCCACTTCCTGACGCCGTCCGTGTACTTCCTCAGCTCGCTGCCGTCGAAGCTCGCGGCGGTCGACGTGATCGAGATCGCCGCGGCCGCGTTCCTGATGTCGTGCGTCGCGACGCTGTACCCGAGCTGGCGCGCCGCCCGCGTGCGGCCGGCCGAGGCCCTGCGCGACGAATAA